One genomic region from Caldisalinibacter kiritimatiensis encodes:
- a CDS encoding acetyl-CoA--acetoacetyl-CoA transferase subunit alpha has protein sequence MRVKVLKAEEAVKMIQDNSTVATGGFVGIGVPEEVELALEKRFLEEKSPKDLTLVYAAGQGDGRDRGLNRFGHEGLVKRVIGGHWGLVPKLQKLALDNKIEAYNLPQGVISHMFRDIAAGKPGTLTHVGLKTFVDPRLEGGKINDITKEDIVRVMEIDDEEYLFYKTFPIDVALLRGTYADENGNITMEEEAVSLEALSIAAACKNSGGKVIVQVKKIVKAGSLDPKLVKIPGIYVDAVVVAEEEENHMQTYEHYYNSAFSGNTLVPVDSIEKYPLNPRKIIARRAAMELKSGAVVNLGIGVPEVIAMVANEEGQGDKMVLTVESGPVGGVPAGGLSFGASSNPEAILDQPYQFDFYDGGGLDLAFLGLAQCDKKGNINVSKFGPKIAGCGGFINITQNAKKVVYCGTFTAGGLKVEAKDGKLEILNEGKVKKFVEEVEQVTFSGEYAVETNTPILYITERAVFELSEVGLVLKEIAPGVDLQKDILAQMGFEPIISGDLKEMDSSIFTDESMNLEIA, from the coding sequence ATGAGAGTTAAAGTACTTAAAGCAGAAGAAGCAGTAAAAATGATACAAGATAATTCAACAGTTGCCACAGGAGGTTTCGTTGGGATTGGAGTTCCTGAAGAAGTTGAATTGGCTTTAGAAAAACGCTTTCTAGAGGAAAAAAGTCCAAAGGATTTAACATTAGTTTATGCAGCGGGACAAGGAGATGGAAGAGATAGAGGATTAAATCGCTTTGGACATGAAGGACTAGTGAAAAGAGTAATAGGTGGACACTGGGGATTAGTACCTAAACTACAAAAACTAGCATTAGATAATAAAATAGAAGCTTATAACCTTCCACAGGGTGTAATTTCTCATATGTTTAGAGACATAGCAGCAGGAAAACCAGGAACATTGACTCATGTAGGATTAAAAACTTTTGTTGACCCTAGACTTGAGGGTGGAAAAATTAATGATATAACAAAGGAAGATATAGTAAGAGTTATGGAAATTGACGATGAAGAGTACTTATTTTATAAAACATTCCCAATAGATGTAGCTTTATTAAGAGGAACATATGCAGATGAAAATGGAAATATTACTATGGAAGAGGAAGCTGTATCATTAGAAGCTCTTTCTATAGCAGCGGCATGTAAAAATTCTGGAGGTAAAGTAATCGTACAAGTTAAGAAAATAGTAAAAGCAGGTTCATTAGATCCTAAATTAGTTAAAATACCAGGAATATATGTAGATGCTGTAGTAGTAGCTGAAGAAGAGGAAAATCATATGCAAACATATGAACATTACTATAATTCAGCTTTTTCAGGAAATACATTAGTACCTGTTGATTCAATAGAAAAATACCCACTTAACCCTAGAAAGATTATTGCTAGAAGAGCAGCTATGGAATTAAAGTCAGGTGCAGTAGTTAACCTTGGTATAGGAGTACCAGAAGTAATAGCTATGGTTGCTAATGAAGAAGGACAAGGAGATAAAATGGTATTAACAGTTGAGTCTGGTCCTGTAGGAGGAGTTCCAGCTGGAGGATTAAGCTTCGGAGCTTCATCAAATCCAGAAGCAATATTAGACCAACCATATCAGTTTGACTTCTATGATGGTGGAGGATTAGATTTAGCATTCTTAGGATTAGCTCAATGTGATAAGAAAGGTAATATTAACGTATCAAAATTCGGTCCAAAGATAGCTGGATGTGGTGGATTTATTAATATTACACAAAACGCTAAAAAAGTTGTTTACTGTGGTACATTTACAGCTGGAGGATTAAAAGTAGAAGCTAAAGATGGTAAATTAGAAATATTAAATGAAGGTAAGGTTAAGAAATTTGTAGAGGAAGTAGAGCAAGTTACTTTCAGTGGAGAATATGCAGTAGAAACAAATACACCTATTCTATACATCACTGAAAGAGCTGTATTTGAATTATCAGAAGTAGGACTAGTTCTTAAGGAAATAGCTCCAGGAGTAGACCTACAAAAGGATATATTAGCCCAAATGGGATTCGAACCTATTATATCTGGAGACTTAAAAGAAATGGATTCAAGTATTTTTACAGACGAGTCTATGAACTTAGAAATAGCTTAA